The following coding sequences lie in one Hippoglossus hippoglossus isolate fHipHip1 chromosome 14, fHipHip1.pri, whole genome shotgun sequence genomic window:
- the LOC117774833 gene encoding tripartite motif-containing protein 16-like: protein MAQQENQRDRERFCCSICLDLLKDPVTTGCGHSYCMSCINTHWDKEEERGSYSCPQCRETFTPRPVLRKNTMLADLVEELKKTGLQAAPADHCYAGPEDVACDVCTGRKLKALKSCLNCLASYCEKHLQPHLQSAPLKKHKLVEPSEKLQENICSRHDEVMKMFCRTDQQCICYLCSVEEHKDHDTVSAAAERTERQRELGLRRQTIQQRVQDTEKDVKLLQQEEEAVNGSADKAVEDSEKIFTELIRLLEKRSSDVKQQIRSQQQTEVSRVRELQERLEQEITELKRKDHELKQLSDTEDHNQFLHSYPSLSPLSESTHSSSIRIRPLRYFEDVTAAVSQVRGRLQDILSETEILQIVSQVDVLLPQPEPETRADFLRYSQEITLDPNTVNKYLLLSEGNRKVTRMSEDQSYSNHPDRFTDKPQVLSRESLTGRCYWEVEVGVIRGVHVAVTYKDIRRARDSGCRFGLNDKSWSLSCYGNSYIFCYNRIKTPVSGPVSSRVGVYLDHSAGVLSFYRVSDTMTLLHRVQTTFTQPLYAGVGVYYSGDAAEFCKLK, encoded by the coding sequence atggcgcagcaagaaaatcaacgggacagagaaagattctgctgttcgatctgtctggatctactgaaggatccggtgactactggctgtggacacagctactgtatgagctgtattaacacccactgggacaaagaggaggagagaggaagctacagctgccctcagtgtagagagaccttcacaccgaggcctgtcctgaggaaaaacaccatgttagctgatttagtggaggagctgaagaagactggactccaagctgctcctgctgatcactgctatgctggacctgaagatgtggcctgtgatgtctgcactgggaggaaactgaaagctctcaagtcctgtttgaattgtttggcctcttattgtgaaaaacacctccagcctcatcttcagtcagctccattgaagaagcacaagctggtggagccctcggagaagctccaggagaacatctgctctcgtcacgatgaggtgatgaagatgttctgccgcactgatcagcagtgtatctgttatctctgctctgtggaggaacataaagaccacgacacagtgtcagctgcagcagaaaggactgagaggcagagagagctcgggctgaggagacaaacaatccagcagagagtccaggacacagagaaagatgtgaagctgcttcaacaggaggaggaggccgtcaatggctctgctgataaagcagtggaggacagtgagaagatcttcactgagctgatccgtctgctggagaaaagaagctctgatgtgaagcagcagatcagatcccagcagcaaactgaagtgagtcgagtcagagagcttcaggagagactggagcaggagatcactgagctgaagaggaaagaccatgaactgaagcagctctcagacacagaggatcacaaccagtttctacacagctacccctcactgtccccactcagtgaatctacacactcatccagcatcaggatccgtcctctgaggtactttgaggacgtgacagcagctgtgtcccaggtcagaggtcgactacaggacattctgagtgagacagagattttacagattgtgtctcaagtggatgttttactgccacaaccagagccagagaccagagctgacttcttaagatattcacaggaaatcacactggatccaaacacagtaaacaaatatctgttattatctgagggaaacagaaaagtaacacgTATGAGTGAAGATcagtcttattctaatcacccagacagattcactgataagcctcaggtcctgagtagagagagtctgactggacgttgttactgggaggtggaggtagGGGTGATAAGAGGAGTTcatgtagcagtcacatacaaggATATCAGAAGAGCAAGAGACTCAGGATGTAGATTTGgattaaatgataaatcttggtcattatcTTGTTATGGAAACAGTTATATCTTTTGTTACAACAGGATCaagactccagtgtcaggtcctgtgtcctccagagtaggagtgtacctggatcacagtgcaggtgttctgtccttctacagagtctctgacaccatgactctcctccacagagtccagaccacattcactcagcctctctatgctggagttggGGTTTATTATTCTGGAGACgcagctgagttctgtaaactcaaatag